In Solidesulfovibrio carbinoliphilus subsp. oakridgensis, the sequence TCAGTGACATCTTTAGCCGCTATGTCTTAGGGTGTTACGTCTTTCCTACGCAGACGCTTGAACGAACAAAAGAGGCGATGCGGCGGGTGTTTATGCGATACGGCCTGCCACGCGCCATCCGCGTGGACAATGGGACTCCGTTTGGTTCGACCGGGATCGCAGGTTTGACCGGCTTAAGCGTCTGGTGGCTCCAGCTGGGTATTGTCGTGGACTTCATCGCGCCTGGAAAGCCCGAGCAAAATGGCTGCCACGAAAGAATGCATCGGACCTTGAAACTGGAAGCCACTATCCCGCCTTCGGCGAATCTGCGGGAGCAACAAGAACGATTGGAGTCCTGGCGGGAGCGATTTAATAGCCATCGTCCCCATGAAGCACTTGATCAGGCCACGCCGGCTTCAATCTACCGGCCTTCGTCCCGGCGGCTGCCTCGAAACGAACCATGCTTTGAGTATCCCTCCTCTTTCGAAAGTCGGACGGTTCGCCGGGATGGGATGTTCAACTGGGAAGGCAGGCAGATTTTTCTCGGCGAGGCATTTGCGAAATGTCGCATCGGCCTGACCAGAAATTATGATGATCGTTGGCTGGTTTATCTTGGAGAGCACCTGCTCGGCGGGTTTTGCCCCAAAGACCCCAAACGGGTG encodes:
- a CDS encoding integrase core domain-containing protein yields the protein MPWKKVNPMEERARFIVELSQRRESFAALCRKYGISRETGYKWLRRYQAGEGLGERSRVARHCPHKTPDAVVTLLLALRQENPYWGPKKLVRLLQDVHGIEYPPAKSTAGDILKRHGLITATKAKRRQSGGRLRREDLRQPKQANDVWSADYKGWFRLEDRSICHPLTISDIFSRYVLGCYVFPTQTLERTKEAMRRVFMRYGLPRAIRVDNGTPFGSTGIAGLTGLSVWWLQLGIVVDFIAPGKPEQNGCHERMHRTLKLEATIPPSANLREQQERLESWRERFNSHRPHEALDQATPASIYRPSSRRLPRNEPCFEYPSSFESRTVRRDGMFNWEGRQIFLGEAFAKCRIGLTRNYDDRWLVYLGEHLLGGFCPKDPKRVVPVRSLIS